The following are from one region of the Staphylococcus schleiferi genome:
- a CDS encoding ABC transporter permease: MSNSRLSQRFILPLITFVLFLFIWQLVIWIGHYPPILLPSPLQVGASIWKFIITGEIGIHLGISLYRFVIGFIFAIILAIPIGILLGRNDAFFHAIEPLLQLVRPISPIAWSPFIVLWFGIGNLPAIVIIFIAAFFPIVFNTIKGVRTIDPHYLKIASNLNLTVWKLYQNIIFPGAFKYMMTGIHIAVGTSWIFLVSGEMIGAQSGLGFLIVDSRNMLNLEDVLSAIFFIGLFGFLIDRLISYLEKLMLKHFGES, translated from the coding sequence ATGAGCAATAGTCGATTATCTCAACGCTTTATACTCCCTTTAATTACTTTTGTACTTTTTCTTTTTATTTGGCAACTCGTCATCTGGATAGGTCACTATCCCCCTATCCTCTTACCAAGTCCCCTACAAGTTGGGGCAAGCATTTGGAAATTTATTATAACCGGGGAAATCGGCATCCATCTCGGTATTAGTCTCTACCGCTTCGTCATTGGCTTTATCTTTGCGATTATATTGGCAATCCCTATTGGTATTTTATTAGGCCGAAATGATGCATTTTTTCACGCGATTGAGCCTTTACTCCAATTAGTAAGACCCATATCGCCCATTGCGTGGTCCCCTTTTATCGTCCTATGGTTTGGCATTGGAAATTTGCCAGCGATTGTAATTATTTTTATTGCGGCGTTCTTTCCAATTGTCTTTAATACGATTAAAGGCGTGCGCACGATTGACCCGCATTATTTAAAAATAGCTAGCAATTTGAACTTAACCGTATGGAAGCTCTATCAAAATATTATTTTTCCAGGCGCATTTAAGTACATGATGACAGGGATACATATCGCCGTTGGAACAAGTTGGATTTTCTTGGTCTCTGGAGAAATGATTGGGGCACAGTCTGGTTTAGGCTTCTTGATTGTAGACTCACGAAATATGTTGAATTTAGAAGATGTCTTATCGGCTATCTTTTTTATCGGGCTTTTTGGATTTTTAATCGATCGGCTCATTAGTTATTTAGAAAAATTAATGCTCAAGCACTTCGGGGAATCTTAA
- a CDS encoding ABC transporter substrate-binding protein produces the protein MKKMILFLLICTLLVSACAPQQQSQTSTHTQKTIKIGYLPITHAANLMMTKVINDKNQQRTYKIKLVRFNNWPDLMDALNSGRIDGASTLIELAMKSKSKGAPIKAVALGHHEGNVVLGQKGHHLHDFKLNQDYSFAIPHRYSTHYLLLERMREKLNIQPGHFHYHEMAPAEMPAALSEKRISGYSVAEPFGAIGEKLGKGQLLQHGSDIIPDAYCCVLVLQEDLIQHNQKAVHQFMRDYKQAGYDMTDTKKSVDVMEKNYKQNRKILEQSAQWTSYGDLTIKEKGYRDIAKSVSEHHLFEPPSFDSFVDPSLYKEG, from the coding sequence ATGAAAAAGATGATATTATTTTTACTCATTTGTACCCTCTTAGTCAGTGCTTGTGCGCCTCAACAGCAGAGTCAGACATCGACACATACTCAAAAAACAATAAAAATTGGCTATTTACCAATTACCCATGCAGCTAATTTAATGATGACCAAAGTAATTAACGATAAAAATCAACAGCGCACTTATAAAATTAAGCTCGTCCGCTTTAATAACTGGCCAGACTTAATGGATGCTTTGAACAGCGGACGTATTGATGGCGCTTCTACATTAATCGAATTAGCAATGAAATCAAAGTCGAAAGGGGCGCCGATTAAAGCTGTCGCACTCGGTCATCATGAAGGGAATGTCGTTCTCGGTCAAAAAGGACATCATTTACATGATTTTAAACTCAATCAGGATTATTCCTTTGCGATTCCGCATCGGTATTCGACACATTATTTATTATTAGAACGGATGAGAGAAAAACTTAATATACAACCGGGTCACTTTCATTATCATGAAATGGCACCTGCTGAAATGCCTGCCGCTTTAAGTGAAAAACGTATTTCTGGCTATTCCGTTGCTGAACCTTTTGGCGCAATAGGTGAAAAGTTAGGAAAAGGCCAACTCTTACAGCATGGCAGTGATATTATTCCAGATGCTTACTGTTGTGTACTCGTGCTTCAAGAAGATTTGATTCAACATAATCAAAAAGCTGTGCACCAATTTATGCGTGATTACAAACAAGCAGGCTACGACATGACGGACACTAAAAAAAGTGTCGACGTGATGGAAAAAAATTATAAACAAAATCGTAAAATACTTGAACAATCGGCGCAATGGACATCTTATGGCGACTTAACAATTAAGGAAAAGGGGTATCGTGACATCGCTAAAAGCGTCTCTGAACATCATCTATTCGAGCCCCCTTCTTTTGACAGTTTTGTAGATCCATCATTATACAAGGAGGGTTAG
- a CDS encoding ABC transporter ATP-binding protein, with amino-acid sequence MIQIQGLNHYFGAHHVIRDFNLTIPKGKIISFIGKSGCGKSTLLNLIGGFLTPHTGQVTIDGIHKTSPSSDCLMLFQHHNLLPWKTIQDNIQLGLAHKIPTVEMNTYLATVGLEGTGAQFPDALSGGMQQRVAICRALVHQPQVILLDEPLGALDAFTRYKLQDELITLRTHTHATLLLVTHDIDEALYLSDEVILLGEGCQIIKQYPIQQSHPRNRNDDQLLALRNQIMEDFAINHQMAEPEYYL; translated from the coding sequence ATGATTCAAATTCAAGGACTCAATCATTATTTTGGCGCACATCATGTGATTCGAGATTTTAATTTAACGATCCCAAAAGGAAAAATTATCAGTTTTATCGGTAAAAGTGGTTGCGGAAAATCAACACTGTTAAACCTTATTGGTGGTTTTTTAACCCCTCACACCGGTCAAGTTACGATTGATGGTATACATAAAACATCCCCTTCTTCAGACTGTTTAATGTTATTCCAACATCATAATTTATTACCTTGGAAAACCATTCAGGACAACATTCAATTAGGTTTAGCACATAAAATTCCAACCGTTGAAATGAATACGTATCTTGCGACGGTAGGTTTAGAAGGCACAGGGGCTCAATTCCCGGATGCATTATCTGGAGGTATGCAACAACGGGTTGCCATCTGTCGTGCCCTTGTGCATCAACCGCAAGTGATTTTATTAGATGAACCTCTTGGCGCATTAGATGCATTTACACGTTATAAATTGCAAGACGAATTGATTACCTTACGCACACATACCCATGCTACGCTACTTTTGGTCACACATGACATTGATGAGGCCCTTTATCTTTCGGACGAAGTCATCTTGTTAGGTGAGGGTTGTCAAATCATCAAACAATATCCTATTCAACAGTCACATCCAAGAAACCGCAATGATGATCAACTGCTTGCATTACGCAATCAAATCATGGAAGACTTTGCGATCAACCATCAGATGGCTGAACCTGAATATTACTTATAG
- a CDS encoding DUF4242 domain-containing protein, whose translation MALFLLETQNLSFAKSSVELDEKVKLLSEKPGPELIEVQVTEDLSHGYFIVESDSEAEAKQFLEDASIQVSLVKEVRLVGKDLDEIKKGDVSIDYLVTWNIPEGITMDQYLERKKKNSVHYEEVPEVQFQRTYVCEDMTKCVCLYNAPNEDAVRRAREAVDTPIDDIEKI comes from the coding sequence ATGGCACTATTTTTATTAGAAACACAAAATTTATCTTTTGCAAAATCATCAGTCGAATTAGATGAAAAGGTCAAACTGCTTTCTGAAAAACCCGGACCAGAACTGATTGAAGTACAAGTGACTGAAGACCTGTCACATGGTTATTTTATTGTGGAAAGTGACAGCGAAGCAGAAGCAAAACAATTTCTAGAAGATGCGTCCATACAAGTGAGTCTTGTTAAAGAAGTGCGCCTTGTAGGCAAAGACTTAGATGAAATAAAAAAAGGAGACGTTTCTATAGATTACCTCGTGACTTGGAATATTCCAGAAGGGATCACAATGGACCAATATTTAGAACGTAAAAAGAAAAACTCTGTTCACTATGAAGAAGTTCCTGAAGTACAATTTCAAAGAACTTACGTCTGTGAAGATATGACCAAATGCGTCTGCTTATATAACGCACCAAATGAAGATGCGGTTCGTCGTGCACGCGAAGCAGTCGATACCCCTATCGATGATATTGAAAAAATTTAA
- a CDS encoding peroxiredoxin family protein, protein MTEFKLGAQMPNFELKATDDSTFNFHQFQQDYPNQWYFVINFRGSWCPVCMEELDQLIKNKGYFEGKDIKIILTSDDSAENLQKMVEEKNVPYPVLVDKDSKFADTYGVFKHPDDSIYDDHGAHNEPAYFLISEDNRLLYQQKQTNPFGRPTMTELRKTIQYIKKTYQSQS, encoded by the coding sequence ATGACTGAATTTAAACTTGGCGCACAAATGCCTAACTTTGAACTTAAAGCAACAGATGATTCAACTTTTAATTTCCATCAATTTCAACAAGACTACCCAAACCAATGGTATTTCGTGATTAATTTCCGTGGTTCTTGGTGTCCAGTATGTATGGAAGAGTTGGATCAATTAATTAAAAATAAAGGTTATTTTGAAGGAAAAGATATCAAAATTATCTTAACTTCAGATGATAGCGCTGAAAACTTACAAAAAATGGTAGAAGAAAAAAACGTCCCTTATCCAGTTTTAGTAGATAAAGACTCAAAATTTGCAGATACTTACGGTGTTTTCAAACACCCAGATGACTCTATTTATGATGATCACGGCGCACATAACGAGCCAGCTTATTTCTTAATATCTGAAGACAATCGTTTGTTATATCAACAAAAACAAACGAATCCATTCGGACGCCCAACAATGACTGAACTTCGTAAAACAATCCAATATATTAAAAAAACATACCAAAGCCAATCATAA
- the rbsK gene encoding ribokinase — protein MQHIYVIGSASMDLVVSSEIVPEQGETVLGEHFFTTPGGKGANQAVAAARLGDHVHMIGCVGNDTFGTQLKENFERNGVQMDGIQVIDSVPTGTAHITLSQNDNRIIVVPSANYEVTPQRIQPFLERLKPKDIVLIQQEIPEETVKHVIAYCYEHEVISILNPAPYREIPQQMIEQATYLTPNETESAKMFDGVSIETALEKYPNQLIVTLGSAGAIYHNGDSLVKVPSFKRTVKDTTGAGDTFNGALAVGLQKGYTLTKAIEFANLAASHSVTGMGAQGGMPYLDDLKKEFEI, from the coding sequence ATGCAACACATATATGTAATTGGAAGCGCTTCAATGGATTTGGTTGTGTCTTCAGAAATTGTACCTGAACAAGGAGAGACGGTTTTGGGTGAGCATTTTTTCACAACTCCAGGCGGTAAAGGCGCAAATCAAGCCGTTGCAGCAGCTAGGTTAGGTGATCATGTTCACATGATCGGATGTGTAGGTAATGATACATTCGGAACACAACTTAAAGAGAATTTCGAACGAAATGGCGTACAGATGGACGGCATTCAAGTGATTGATTCCGTACCAACGGGAACAGCACATATCACACTTTCTCAAAACGATAACCGTATTATTGTTGTGCCTTCTGCGAACTATGAAGTGACACCACAGCGAATTCAACCTTTTTTAGAACGTTTAAAACCGAAAGATATCGTCTTAATCCAACAAGAAATACCTGAAGAAACAGTGAAACATGTCATTGCGTATTGTTATGAACATGAAGTGATTTCTATTCTAAATCCAGCACCTTATCGTGAGATTCCACAACAGATGATTGAACAAGCAACATACTTAACACCTAATGAAACTGAAAGTGCCAAAATGTTCGATGGCGTGTCTATCGAAACTGCACTTGAAAAGTACCCGAATCAATTGATTGTGACATTAGGTTCAGCAGGGGCAATTTATCATAATGGAGATTCACTCGTGAAAGTGCCAAGTTTTAAAAGAACAGTCAAAGATACGACAGGTGCAGGCGATACTTTTAATGGTGCGCTAGCAGTCGGTTTACAAAAAGGATATACACTGACAAAAGCCATTGAATTTGCTAATTTAGCGGCAAGTCATTCAGTGACTGGTATGGGTGCACAAGGTGGTATGCCTTATCTTGATGATTTAAAAAAAGAATTTGAAATATAA
- a CDS encoding transposase family protein yields MCNDILKLLKIKDNNIKITKVEEDVVIRGKKSNVIFGTLSYKPMTCPHCYHTNPNRIHKHGKRLSRITFLRFQEIAVYLNLLKQRFKCRVCGRTFTSKTNVVEDNCFISNHVQKAIIDKATQVRSETDIASDCNVSASSVKRVIHKVSNATFQ; encoded by the coding sequence ATGTGTAATGATATATTAAAGTTACTAAAAATTAAAGATAATAATATTAAAATCACTAAAGTTGAAGAAGATGTAGTTATTAGAGGTAAGAAATCTAACGTCATCTTTGGTACCCTTTCATACAAGCCTATGACTTGTCCTCACTGTTATCATACGAATCCAAACCGAATACACAAACACGGAAAACGTTTATCGCGAATTACTTTTTTAAGATTCCAAGAGATAGCAGTGTATTTAAATCTGTTAAAACAACGTTTTAAATGTAGGGTTTGTGGTCGGACTTTTACTTCTAAAACAAATGTTGTTGAGGATAACTGTTTTATCTCAAACCATGTTCAGAAAGCCATTATAGATAAAGCAACACAAGTTCGCTCAGAAACTGATATCGCAAGTGATTGTAACGTTTCTGCATCTTCTGTAAAACGTGTGATTCATAAAGTAAGCAATGCCACTTTTCAATAG
- a CDS encoding DM13 domain-containing protein produces MNIKMALVSGALATTFLLGACGNDNMDKKEDNKAETSMQDKNVDNSKVMKSGTFKGENNETVKGKAEIKDGKLMLTDYESSKGPDLHVYLTKGNDIKKGEKLDEVKYDESTQTFDLKGVKAEDYDTVTIYCDKAHVIFGSAKLK; encoded by the coding sequence ATGAATATAAAAATGGCTTTAGTTTCAGGTGCATTAGCGACAACATTTTTATTAGGTGCTTGTGGCAATGACAACATGGACAAAAAAGAAGACAACAAAGCTGAGACATCTATGCAAGATAAAAATGTAGATAACTCAAAAGTAATGAAATCAGGTACTTTTAAAGGTGAAAACAACGAAACAGTTAAAGGTAAAGCTGAAATCAAAGACGGTAAGTTAATGTTAACAGACTACGAATCATCAAAAGGTCCAGACTTACACGTTTACTTAACTAAAGGTAACGACATCAAAAAAGGTGAAAAATTAGACGAAGTTAAGTATGACGAGTCTACACAAACTTTTGACCTTAAAGGTGTTAAAGCAGAAGACTACGATACAGTGACTATCTACTGTGACAAAGCACACGTTATCTTCGGTTCTGCAAAACTTAAATAA
- a CDS encoding DoxX family membrane protein: protein MSIAYKVLILLIRLGSGFYILMQGFEKLTGGFAIDGLVSVIRDNQDSPQWFKTFFEFGVANHLELFKWMVQLGEIAIGLGLILGVLSYTASFFGVFIMLNYILADMIFTYPVQLLFFVILLMNKETLAAISLNHFIKRKNIRNDENGAHTHS, encoded by the coding sequence ATGTCGATAGCTTATAAAGTCTTAATTCTCCTTATTCGTTTAGGCTCAGGTTTTTATATACTGATGCAAGGCTTTGAAAAGTTAACAGGTGGATTTGCAATTGACGGGCTTGTGTCAGTCATTCGTGACAACCAAGATTCCCCCCAATGGTTTAAGACATTTTTCGAGTTCGGTGTTGCAAATCATTTAGAACTTTTCAAGTGGATGGTACAACTTGGTGAGATTGCCATTGGTTTAGGTCTCATTTTAGGTGTGTTATCTTACACTGCGAGTTTCTTTGGCGTGTTCATTATGTTAAATTATATTTTAGCTGATATGATTTTTACTTACCCAGTGCAACTTTTATTCTTTGTCATTTTATTAATGAATAAAGAAACATTAGCGGCAATTAGTTTAAATCATTTCATCAAACGTAAAAATATAAGGAATGATGAAAATGGCGCACATACTCATAGTTGA
- a CDS encoding response regulator transcription factor: MAHILIVDDEQDIREICKTYFEYEGYHVSTASNGVEAMELLDTHVDVMVIDIMMPEMNGYEVVREMKNKGLDIPYIYLTAKTSEHDTIFGLMLGADDYVKKPFSPRELVIRVKNLLHRVNVTSPSTQDTIRCGKLVLNNLTKTVELEGELIPFRIKEFELLWHFANNESVALSKTDLLEQVWGYEYYEDMNTLNVHVHRIREKLEKYGYDDYIIATVWGLGYKFQRQI; this comes from the coding sequence ATGGCGCACATACTCATAGTTGATGACGAGCAAGACATCAGAGAAATCTGTAAAACTTATTTCGAATATGAAGGCTATCACGTTTCAACCGCATCTAATGGCGTAGAAGCAATGGAATTGTTGGATACCCATGTGGATGTCATGGTAATTGATATCATGATGCCCGAGATGAATGGTTACGAAGTTGTACGTGAAATGAAGAATAAAGGACTCGACATCCCATATATTTATCTAACTGCTAAAACGAGCGAACATGACACCATCTTCGGTTTAATGTTGGGGGCTGATGACTATGTCAAAAAACCATTCAGTCCACGTGAATTAGTCATACGTGTTAAAAATCTTCTGCACCGTGTCAACGTCACAAGTCCTTCCACACAAGACACGATTCGCTGTGGAAAACTCGTATTAAATAATTTAACTAAAACCGTAGAATTAGAGGGAGAACTTATCCCATTCCGCATCAAAGAGTTCGAATTGTTATGGCATTTTGCAAATAATGAATCAGTCGCATTGTCCAAGACAGATTTGTTAGAACAAGTTTGGGGTTATGAGTATTATGAAGATATGAACACGCTTAATGTTCATGTCCATCGTATTCGCGAAAAACTAGAAAAATATGGCTATGACGACTATATTATCGCAACGGTATGGGGTCTAGGCTATAAGTTTCAGAGGCAGATTTAA
- a CDS encoding sensor histidine kinase, translating into MTIRKQLIYSFIVTIITTTFLFYTLYKLMWFDGPLTILLTLCSFLSGMMTLIIGIFFTVPMIKKIEKLNEKTQKIAKGQFETEKLKINAPKEIKELSESFDQMVDKIQEQMNLIKEEQEEKMNMVQNLAHDLKTPLASIKSYSEGLRDGIIHSESDTQKAYSILINQSDRLSRMFDDITDVITVNYQENELTQIHIDQLLIPIFEVYSQRLQHEQRELDIKIAENIKPFTQDQRAIERIIMNFIDNALKFSEHGSPLAVEVFEVDDEIAISISDSGIGIPESDIKNIFERTFRVESSRHKDTGGSGLGLYIAQTLAHQIGGHIEVESTYGQGTTITLRFPPQDRL; encoded by the coding sequence ATGACGATACGTAAACAATTAATCTATTCGTTTATCGTTACGATTATTACAACGACATTTTTATTTTATACATTATACAAACTGATGTGGTTTGACGGACCACTTACAATTCTTTTGACATTGTGTTCATTCCTTTCCGGTATGATGACACTAATTATCGGTATCTTTTTTACAGTTCCCATGATAAAAAAGATTGAAAAGTTGAATGAAAAAACACAGAAAATCGCAAAAGGCCAATTTGAAACGGAGAAACTCAAAATTAATGCCCCTAAAGAAATAAAAGAATTGAGTGAATCCTTTGATCAAATGGTCGATAAAATTCAAGAGCAAATGAATTTAATTAAAGAAGAGCAAGAAGAAAAAATGAATATGGTGCAAAATCTCGCACACGACTTAAAAACGCCCTTAGCGAGTATTAAATCCTATTCAGAGGGATTACGAGATGGCATTATTCATAGTGAATCAGATACACAAAAGGCCTACAGTATCTTAATTAATCAGTCAGATCGACTATCAAGAATGTTCGATGATATCACAGACGTCATCACCGTTAACTACCAAGAAAATGAACTGACGCAAATTCACATTGATCAACTATTAATCCCTATTTTTGAAGTCTACTCACAACGATTACAACATGAACAAAGAGAACTAGACATAAAAATAGCAGAAAATATCAAACCTTTCACACAAGATCAGCGCGCAATAGAACGCATCATCATGAATTTCATCGACAACGCGCTTAAATTTTCAGAACACGGTTCGCCCTTAGCCGTAGAGGTCTTTGAAGTAGATGATGAAATCGCAATTTCGATTTCTGACTCAGGTATTGGTATTCCAGAATCAGATATTAAAAATATATTTGAAAGAACTTTCAGAGTCGAAAGTTCAAGACACAAAGATACAGGTGGTTCCGGACTTGGCTTGTACATCGCTCAAACATTGGCGCATCAAATCGGTGGTCATATAGAAGTTGAGAGTACGTATGGTCAAGGAACGACAATCACTTTACGCTTCCCTCCACAAGATAGATTATAA
- the nrdD gene encoding anaerobic ribonucleoside-triphosphate reductase, whose amino-acid sequence MTQLEKELTGLMTKDPTIVNENANKDSETFSTMRDLTAGVVSKSYALDYLLPKHVAEAHRKGEIHFHDLDYHPFQPLTNCCLIDAKGMLAQGFQIGNAQVTSPKSIQTAAAQLVQIIANVSSSQYGGCTIDRVDELLSTYAKYNEQKHRDIAQQFVDEAHIETYVDQRVTQDISDAIESLEYEINTLYTSNGQTPFVTLGFGLGTDELSRKVQTAILKTRIKGLGKDRITAIFPKLVFSIKKGTNLAPSDPNYDIKQLALKCSMKRMYPDILNYDKTVELLGDFKAPMGCRSFLPAWQNENGEYENSGRCNLGVVTLNVPRIAIESEGDIERFWILFDERMQVLHDALAYRIERVKEAVPNNAPILYKRGAFKYRLDENDSVDALFNKQRATVSMGYIGLYEAATVFFGPNWETNANAKAFTLEILKRMQAYQYSWTEMHDIWFSIYSTPSESLTDRFCRLDYEAFGSIPDITDKGYYQNSFHYDVRKDVTPFEKLDFEKDYPHFASGGYIHYCEYPKLDHNVKALEAVWDYSYDRVSYLGTNIPIDRCYDCGFEGDFETTEKGYSCPHCGNHNPETVDVVKRTCGYLGNPVQRPMIEGRHKEMCARVKHMKANPS is encoded by the coding sequence TTGACACAACTGGAAAAAGAACTTACTGGTTTAATGACAAAAGATCCTACAATAGTAAATGAAAATGCAAACAAGGATAGTGAAACGTTTTCAACAATGCGTGATTTGACTGCAGGGGTAGTCTCAAAATCGTACGCTTTAGATTATTTACTGCCAAAACACGTGGCAGAGGCACATCGAAAAGGGGAAATACACTTTCATGATTTAGATTATCACCCATTTCAGCCGTTAACAAATTGTTGTTTAATCGATGCTAAAGGGATGTTGGCGCAAGGCTTTCAAATTGGCAATGCTCAAGTCACATCTCCTAAATCGATACAAACAGCAGCGGCACAACTCGTTCAAATTATTGCGAATGTATCGAGCAGCCAATACGGGGGTTGCACAATTGATCGAGTAGATGAATTATTAAGTACATATGCGAAATATAACGAACAAAAACATCGTGATATTGCGCAACAATTTGTAGACGAAGCGCATATTGAAACTTATGTCGATCAACGTGTGACACAAGATATTAGTGATGCGATTGAAAGTCTAGAATATGAAATCAATACATTATATACATCTAACGGACAGACCCCTTTTGTGACTTTAGGCTTTGGCCTTGGTACGGACGAACTCAGTCGCAAAGTCCAAACAGCAATTTTAAAAACACGGATTAAAGGGTTAGGTAAAGATCGAATCACAGCCATCTTCCCAAAACTCGTCTTTTCAATAAAAAAAGGAACGAATTTGGCACCATCAGATCCAAACTATGATATTAAGCAACTAGCTTTAAAATGCTCTATGAAACGCATGTATCCAGATATTTTAAATTACGATAAAACGGTAGAGTTGCTTGGTGATTTTAAAGCACCTATGGGTTGTCGCTCATTTTTACCGGCTTGGCAAAATGAAAATGGTGAATATGAAAATAGTGGCCGCTGTAATTTAGGTGTCGTCACTTTAAATGTGCCACGTATTGCGATTGAATCAGAAGGCGATATTGAACGTTTTTGGATTTTATTTGATGAACGGATGCAAGTGCTACATGATGCATTGGCTTATCGTATTGAACGTGTGAAAGAAGCCGTGCCAAATAATGCGCCAATTTTATACAAACGCGGTGCTTTTAAATATCGTCTTGATGAAAACGATTCAGTGGATGCTTTGTTTAATAAGCAACGTGCGACTGTCTCTATGGGATACATTGGACTTTATGAAGCAGCAACAGTGTTCTTTGGACCTAACTGGGAAACTAACGCAAATGCGAAAGCTTTTACACTTGAAATTTTAAAACGGATGCAAGCATATCAATATAGTTGGACTGAAATGCATGACATTTGGTTTAGTATTTATAGCACACCAAGTGAGTCTTTGACAGATCGCTTTTGCCGTTTAGACTACGAGGCGTTTGGTTCGATTCCTGATATTACAGATAAAGGTTATTATCAAAACTCATTTCATTATGATGTGCGGAAAGACGTGACACCGTTCGAAAAATTAGATTTTGAAAAAGATTATCCGCATTTTGCAAGCGGTGGCTATATTCATTATTGTGAATATCCTAAATTAGACCATAATGTGAAAGCGCTTGAAGCGGTGTGGGATTATTCATATGATCGCGTGAGCTATTTAGGTACAAATATCCCAATCGATCGTTGTTATGACTGTGGTTTCGAGGGAGACTTTGAAACAACTGAAAAAGGTTATAGTTGCCCACATTGCGGAAACCATAACCCTGAAACGGTTGATGTTGTTAAACGGACATGCGGTTATTTAGGTAACCCTGTACAACGACCAATGATTGAAGGGCGTCATAAAGAAATGTGCGCGCGCGTGAAACATATGAAAGCGAATCCCTCATGA
- the nrdG gene encoding anaerobic ribonucleoside-triphosphate reductase activating protein — protein MIAQKIKKGAGYIAKIEYQSFVDGEGVRCSVYVSGCPFLCEGCYNVAAQNFRYGERATETLISEVLDACAPEYISGLSILGGEPFCNLDIVIPLVRAFRKRYGSRKSIWVWTGFLFEYLWFAHDERTALLKQIDVIVDGMFIQKLYQPNLPYKGSLNQRVIDVHQFIKTEMISQSIYIE, from the coding sequence ATGATTGCACAAAAAATAAAAAAAGGTGCAGGTTATATTGCTAAAATCGAATACCAAAGCTTCGTCGATGGAGAAGGTGTACGTTGTAGTGTCTATGTTTCAGGTTGCCCGTTTTTATGCGAAGGTTGTTACAATGTGGCAGCCCAAAATTTTCGATATGGTGAACGGGCAACGGAAACATTGATATCGGAAGTGTTAGATGCGTGTGCGCCGGAATATATTTCAGGATTAAGCATTTTAGGGGGCGAACCTTTTTGTAATTTAGATATCGTTATCCCATTAGTACGTGCTTTTCGAAAACGCTACGGTAGCCGGAAATCAATTTGGGTTTGGACAGGCTTTTTATTTGAGTACTTATGGTTTGCACATGATGAACGGACTGCGTTATTAAAACAGATTGATGTCATTGTAGACGGGATGTTCATTCAAAAATTATATCAACCTAATTTGCCCTATAAAGGGTCATTAAATCAACGTGTCATTGACGTCCATCAATTTATTAAAACCGAGATGATTAGTCAGTCGATTTACATCGAATAA